From one Meles meles chromosome 18, mMelMel3.1 paternal haplotype, whole genome shotgun sequence genomic stretch:
- the RSAD1 gene encoding radical S-adenosyl methionine domain-containing protein 1, mitochondrial isoform X1: protein MALPGARARGYTAAAKMAQRRHYAECARGSPSRGPPVSRAALYVHWPYCEKRCSYCNFNKYIPRGVEEAAVRSCLVTEAQTLLRLSGVRRVESVFFGGGTPSLASPSTVAAVLEAVDQAAHLPADSEVTLEANPTSAPGSRLAAFGAAGVNRLSIGLQSLDDTELQLLGRTHSARDALQTLAEARRLFPGRVSVDLMLGLPAQQVGPWLGQLQTLLGCCDDHISLYQLSLERGTALFTHVQRGTLPAPDPELAAAMYQEGRAMLREAGFRQYEVSNFARNGALSTHNWTYWQCGQYLGIGPGAHGRFAPQGAGSHTREARIQTLEPDNWMKEVIRFGHGTRRRVPLGQLELLEEVLAMGLRTDVGITHQHWQQFEPELSLWDMFGASQEVKALLVQGLLLLDHRGLRCSWEGLAVLDCLLLTLLPQLQEAWAQRTPSPVQGGHSCVTGPCQA, encoded by the exons ATGGCGCTTCCCGGGGCCCGGGCACGCGGCTACACCGCCGCGGCCAAAATGGCCCAGAGGCGCCACTACGCGGAGTGCGCTAGAGGATCCCCGAGTCGTGGGCCCCCGGTCTCGCGCGCGGCGCTTTACGTGCAc TGGCCGTACTGTGAGAAGCGCTGCAGTTACTGCAATTTCAACAAATACATCCCCCGAGGCGTGGAGGAGGCAGCCGTGCGGAGCTGCCTGGTGACCGAGGCTCAGACGCTGCTGCGACTCAGCGGGGTGCGGAG GGTGGAATCTGTGTTCTTTGGTGGGGGAACCCCCAGTCTGGCCAGTCCCAGCACCGTGGCCGCTGTCCTGGAGGCGGTGGACCAGGCAGCTCACCTGCCTGCAGATTCCGAAGTCACACTGGAGGCCAACCCCACTTCCGCCCCAGGCTCCAGGCTGGCTGCTTTTGGGGCCGCAGGGGTCAACAGGTTGTCCATCGGGCTTCAG TCCCTGGATGACACCGAGCTCCAGCTGCTGGGGCGGACGCACTCGGCCCGTGATGCTCTGCAGACACTGGCAGAGGCGCGGCGCCTCTTCCCCGGCCGCGTGTCTGTGGACCTGATGTTGGGACTGCCTGCCCAGCAGGTGGGACCGTGGCTTGGGCAGCTGCAGACGCTGCTGGGCTGCTGTGACGACCACATCTCCCTCTACCAGCTGAGCCTGGAGCGGGGCACCGCACTCTTCACCCACGTGCAGCGGGGCACCCTTCCTGCCCCTGACCCCGAGCTCGCTGCTGCAATGTACCAGGAGGGACGGGCCATGCTCCGGGAGGCCGGCTTCCGCCAGTATGAGGTCTCCAACTTCGCCCGGAAT GGGGCGCTCAGTACTCACAATTGGACCTACTGGCAGTGTGGTCAGTACCTTGGCATTGGGCCCG GGGCCCACGGGCGATTTGCGCCCCAGGGGGCAGGGAGCCACACCCGGGAGGCTCGGATCCAGACCCTGGAGCCAGACAACTGGATGAAAGAGGTGATACGGTTTGGACATGGCACCCGAAGGCGCGTCCCCCTGGGCCAGCTGGAGCT GTTAGAGGAAGTTTTGGCCATGGGGCTACGTACGGACGTGGGGATCACTCACCAG CACTGGCAGCAGTTTGAGCCCGAGCTGAGCCTCTGGGACATGTTTGGAGCAAGCCAGGAGGTGAAGGCGCTGCTGGTGCAGGGCCTGTTGCTGCTGGATCACAG GGGTCTTCGGTGTTCCTGGGAGGGTCTGGCTGTGCTAGACTGTCTGCTGCTGACCCTCCTGCCTCAACTCCAAGAAGCCTGGGCACAGAGGACCCCCTCTCCTGTGCAAGGAGGACATTCCTGTGTCACAGGACCATGCCAG
- the RSAD1 gene encoding radical S-adenosyl methionine domain-containing protein 1, mitochondrial isoform X2 — MALPGARARGYTAAAKMAQRRHYAECARGSPSRGPPVSRAALYVHWPYCEKRCSYCNFNKYIPRGVEEAAVRSCLVTEAQTLLRLSGVRRVESVFFGGGTPSLASPSTVAAVLEAVDQAAHLPADSEVTLEANPTSAPGSRLAAFGAAGVNRLSIGLQSLDDTELQLLGRTHSARDALQTLAEARRLFPGRVSVDLMLGLPAQQVGPWLGQLQTLLGCCDDHISLYQLSLERGTALFTHVQRGTLPAPDPELAAAMYQEGRAMLREAGFRQYEVSNFARNGALSTHNWTYWQCGQYLGIGPGAHGRFAPQGAGSHTREARIQTLEPDNWMKEVIRFGHGTRRRVPLGQLELLEEVLAMGLRTDVGITHQMA; from the exons ATGGCGCTTCCCGGGGCCCGGGCACGCGGCTACACCGCCGCGGCCAAAATGGCCCAGAGGCGCCACTACGCGGAGTGCGCTAGAGGATCCCCGAGTCGTGGGCCCCCGGTCTCGCGCGCGGCGCTTTACGTGCAc TGGCCGTACTGTGAGAAGCGCTGCAGTTACTGCAATTTCAACAAATACATCCCCCGAGGCGTGGAGGAGGCAGCCGTGCGGAGCTGCCTGGTGACCGAGGCTCAGACGCTGCTGCGACTCAGCGGGGTGCGGAG GGTGGAATCTGTGTTCTTTGGTGGGGGAACCCCCAGTCTGGCCAGTCCCAGCACCGTGGCCGCTGTCCTGGAGGCGGTGGACCAGGCAGCTCACCTGCCTGCAGATTCCGAAGTCACACTGGAGGCCAACCCCACTTCCGCCCCAGGCTCCAGGCTGGCTGCTTTTGGGGCCGCAGGGGTCAACAGGTTGTCCATCGGGCTTCAG TCCCTGGATGACACCGAGCTCCAGCTGCTGGGGCGGACGCACTCGGCCCGTGATGCTCTGCAGACACTGGCAGAGGCGCGGCGCCTCTTCCCCGGCCGCGTGTCTGTGGACCTGATGTTGGGACTGCCTGCCCAGCAGGTGGGACCGTGGCTTGGGCAGCTGCAGACGCTGCTGGGCTGCTGTGACGACCACATCTCCCTCTACCAGCTGAGCCTGGAGCGGGGCACCGCACTCTTCACCCACGTGCAGCGGGGCACCCTTCCTGCCCCTGACCCCGAGCTCGCTGCTGCAATGTACCAGGAGGGACGGGCCATGCTCCGGGAGGCCGGCTTCCGCCAGTATGAGGTCTCCAACTTCGCCCGGAAT GGGGCGCTCAGTACTCACAATTGGACCTACTGGCAGTGTGGTCAGTACCTTGGCATTGGGCCCG GGGCCCACGGGCGATTTGCGCCCCAGGGGGCAGGGAGCCACACCCGGGAGGCTCGGATCCAGACCCTGGAGCCAGACAACTGGATGAAAGAGGTGATACGGTTTGGACATGGCACCCGAAGGCGCGTCCCCCTGGGCCAGCTGGAGCT GTTAGAGGAAGTTTTGGCCATGGGGCTACGTACGGACGTGGGGATCACTCACCAG ATGGCATGA